One window from the genome of Epinephelus fuscoguttatus linkage group LG3, E.fuscoguttatus.final_Chr_v1 encodes:
- the ucp1 gene encoding mitochondrial brown fat uncoupling protein 1, giving the protein MVGLKPSDVPPPLGVKMASAGAAACVADLVTFPLDTAKVRLQIQGEKQGVAGIRYRGVFGTISTMIRTEGPRSLYNGLVAGLQRQVCFASIRIGLYDNVKSFYTGGTDNPSVLIRILAGCTTGAMAVSFAQPTDVVKVRFQAQMNLDGVARRYSGTMQAYKHIFQNEGLRGLWKGTLPNITRNALVNCTELVTYDLIKEAILRHNLMSDNLPCHFVSAFGAGFVTTVIASPVDVVKTRYMNSPPGQYRSAINCAWIMMTKEGPTAFYKGFIPSFLRLGSWNIVMFVSFEQIKRAMMVTKKRIEDRN; this is encoded by the exons ATGGTAGGACTTAAACCCTCAGATGTTCCCCCTCCACTTGGGGTGAAGATGGCGAGTGCTGGTGCTGCAGCCTGTGTAGCAGACCTTGTCACATTCCCTCTGGACACAGCTAAAGTCAGACTACAG ATTCAGGGAGAGAAACAGGGAGTGGCAGGCATCCGCTACAGAGGGGTGTTTGGCACAATCAGCACCATGATCCGAACGGAGGGGCCCCGGTCTCTGTACAACGGGCTGGTGGCAGGGCTGCAGAGACAAGTGTGCTTCGCCTCCATCAGGATCGGCCTCTATGACAATGTCAAAAGTTTCTACACTGGGGGCACAGACA ACCCTAGTGTGCTGATCCGTATCCTGGCTGGCTGCACCACAGGCGCCATGGCAGTGTCTTTTGCACAACCCACTGATGTGGTAAAGGTTCGATTTCAAGCCCAGATGAACCTGGACGGCGTTGCCCGTCGCTACAGTGGCACCATGCAGGCCTACAAACACATCTTCCAGAATGAGGGTTTACGTGGACTCTGGAAAG GCACATTACCCAACATCACAAGAAATGCACTGGTCAACTGCACAGAGCTGGTGACATATGACCTGATCAAAGAGGCCATCCTCAGACACAATCTGATGTCAG ACAATCTGCCCTGCCACTTTGTATCTGCGTTTGGTGCTGGCTTTGTCACCACCGTGATTGCTTCCCCAGTAGATGTGGTGAAAACTAGATACATGAACTCACCACCGGGCCAGTACAGGAGTGCCATCAACTGTGCCTGGATCATGATGACGAAAGAGGGGCCGACGGCTTTCTACAAAGG GTTTATTCCCTCATTTCTGAGGCTGGGGTCGTGGAACATTGTGATGTTTGTCTCATTCGAACAAATCAAGAGAGCCATGATGGTGACAAAGAAGAGGATTGAGGACAGAAACTGA
- the elmod2 gene encoding ELMO domain-containing protein 2, translated as MLGYIWQYVYTSFLRYWLKWFIRQATGKCELQRICSGYKPGATRTTKAEYSLRSSKSKVLRGALETNKDNLEQCVDQIMKEKNIKPQKDPLFRGSLHICLLQITGTNSLYVSVEELRKEVFSSENEEHEAMLLKLWDLLMPTVKLESRITKQWGDIGFQGDDPKTDFRGMGLLGLINLVFFSENYTEEARQVLSHANHPKLGYSYAIVGINLTEMAYSLLKSGALKPHFYNTVQGAPELRHFHQLYCYLAYEFDKFWVAEEPESIMQFNQYREKFHNIVKMHLQDPAVTLTLTVRSKN; from the exons ATGCTGGGGTATATCTGGCAGTACGTCTACACGTCCTTCCTGAGGTACTGGCTGAAGTGGTTCATCAGACAAGCAACAGGGAAATGTGAGCTGCAGAGAATATGCTCTGGATACAAGCCTGGGGCCACAAggacaacaaaagcag AATATTCTCTCCGCTCATCAAAGAGCAAG GTTTTAAGAGGAGCTTTGGAAACCAACAAGGATAATTTAGAGCAATGTGTGGATCAAATTATGAAAGAGAAGAATATCAAACCTCAGAAAGATCCGCT GTTCAGGGGAAGCCTACACATCTGTCTGTTACAGATAACAGGAACCAACAGCCTGTATGTTTCTGTGGAAGAACTGAGAAAGGAAGTCTTCAGCTCTGAGAATGAAGAGCACGAGGCCATGCTgttgaag CTGTGGGACCTGTTGATGCCAACGGTCAAACTGGAGTCGAGGATAACCAAACAGTGGGGAGACATCGGATTTCAAGGAGACGACCCGAAGACTGACTTCAGAGGAATGGGCCTGCTGGGCCTCATCAACCTTGT TTTCTTCAGTGAAAACTACACAGAGGAAGCTCGTCAGGTGTTGTCTCATGCAAACCATCCTAAACTCGG GTATTCATATGCCATCGTTGGGATCAACCTGACAGAGATGGCCTACAGCCTCCTGAAGAGCGGGGCTTTGAAACCCCATTTCTATAACACAGTACAGGGCGCGCCTGAGCTCCGGCACTTCCATCAGCTATACT GTTATCTGGCGTATGAATTTGATAAATTCTGGGTGGCAGAAGAACCAGAAAGCATCATGCAGTTCAATCAGTACAGAGAAAAATTCCATAACATAGTCAAGATGCATCTACAGGACCCCGCCGTAACCCTCACATTGACTGTCCGCTCTAAAAACTAA